From the genome of Paenibacillus sp. JQZ6Y-1, one region includes:
- a CDS encoding alpha/beta fold hydrolase gives MGKYVQVEDGVKIFVQDIGEGIPVIFLHGWPANHLMFEYQFSRLPLDGYRCIGIDFRGFGKSDAPWEGYTYDRMADDLRAVIDDLGLENAVLAGFSMGGAVAIRYMARHQGHGIAQLALMGAAAPVFVKRPDFDYGLMDADDLTADLIEATYEDRPKMLGQFGLKFTKSKTKAGMMVWLETLCYQASHHGTIKAAMALRDEDLRGDLSAVTVPTVIFQGMKDKICDPQFAQLLSEGITDARVVPFENSGHAMMFDEMEKFNEELLLFLNQMATTNQIPRPASRNM, from the coding sequence ATGGGTAAGTACGTTCAAGTTGAAGATGGCGTGAAGATTTTTGTACAGGATATTGGCGAAGGGATTCCGGTTATTTTCCTACATGGCTGGCCAGCGAATCATCTAATGTTTGAATATCAATTTTCCAGACTTCCATTAGATGGCTATCGATGTATCGGGATCGATTTCCGCGGTTTCGGTAAATCGGATGCTCCGTGGGAAGGCTACACCTACGACCGGATGGCAGACGATTTGCGCGCGGTGATCGACGATCTCGGTCTTGAAAATGCCGTACTGGCGGGCTTCTCCATGGGTGGTGCCGTAGCGATTCGCTATATGGCACGTCACCAAGGACATGGTATCGCTCAGCTCGCACTGATGGGTGCAGCAGCCCCCGTCTTCGTCAAACGTCCAGACTTTGACTACGGTCTGATGGACGCAGACGATCTGACTGCGGACCTGATCGAAGCAACCTATGAAGATCGTCCGAAAATGCTCGGTCAATTCGGTCTGAAATTCACCAAATCCAAAACAAAAGCAGGTATGATGGTGTGGCTGGAGACTTTGTGCTATCAAGCATCTCACCACGGTACGATCAAAGCAGCAATGGCACTACGCGATGAGGATCTGCGCGGCGACCTGTCTGCTGTAACGGTTCCAACTGTTATTTTCCAAGGCATGAAGGACAAAATTTGCGACCCACAATTTGCCCAACTGCTGAGCGAAGGCATTACCGACGCACGGGTCGTACCGTTTGAAAACAGCGGTCACGCAATGATGTTCGATGAAATGGAAAAATTCAACGAAGAACTGCTGCTGTTCCTGAATCAAATGGCTACTACCAACCAAATTCCACGTCCAGCAAGCCGTAATATGTAA
- a CDS encoding metalloregulator ArsR/SmtB family transcription factor: MNSSYLNAQNRNKTTRFLNGLADPVRLHILSLLGRKGRMNVGEIASHFHVSRPAISHHLRILKDADIVSYEKIGQEVYYWMDQEYVVSHLHNLANEMDSFS; this comes from the coding sequence ATGAACTCTTCATATTTGAACGCACAAAACCGTAACAAAACGACTCGATTCCTCAACGGATTGGCTGATCCAGTACGTCTGCACATCCTCTCGCTGCTAGGGCGCAAAGGCAGGATGAATGTAGGCGAAATTGCCTCTCATTTTCACGTTAGCCGTCCGGCGATTTCGCATCATCTGCGCATTCTGAAAGATGCCGATATTGTAAGCTATGAGAAAATCGGGCAGGAAGTATACTACTGGATGGATCAGGAGTATGTGGTGTCCCATCTGCATAATCTTGCTAACGAAATGGACTCCTTTTCCTAA
- a CDS encoding SDR family NAD(P)-dependent oxidoreductase, producing the protein MVKSIPREQLTVVITGASSGFGQGVARQLAAQGASVVIAARRTELLDQLVDELGPNVIACTADVSSEEDIARLYDTAMSAFGRIDVWINNAGVGLIGPYTELPPADLKRLVEINILGVMYGSHYALRQFKQQGHGVLINLGSIVSKVPFPYYGAYGATKYAVAGLSAALNHEMQLEHYDDIHVCTVHPWATDTPWFEHTGNYSGHRAEMKPMDDAQHVIDAIIDLIDKPQENVEVGVKSKGTTLSSNLLPGLTENFNAKYVQKVIQSAPAAGSTSGSLHQPLQTGKDVSGGNRERMKRESDLPSDPTFHKE; encoded by the coding sequence ATGGTCAAATCGATTCCCCGTGAACAATTGACTGTCGTGATCACCGGAGCATCTAGTGGCTTCGGGCAAGGTGTTGCTCGGCAATTGGCGGCTCAAGGTGCCAGCGTTGTCATCGCAGCGCGGCGTACCGAACTGCTGGATCAGCTGGTAGACGAGTTGGGTCCTAACGTCATTGCTTGTACCGCCGACGTGAGCAGCGAGGAGGATATCGCCCGTTTATACGATACGGCGATGTCTGCTTTTGGACGAATTGACGTTTGGATTAACAACGCCGGAGTCGGCTTGATCGGTCCCTACACCGAACTGCCGCCTGCCGATCTGAAGCGTCTGGTCGAAATTAATATTCTCGGTGTGATGTATGGCAGTCATTATGCTCTACGACAGTTCAAGCAACAAGGGCATGGCGTGCTGATCAATCTCGGCTCTATCGTCAGCAAAGTGCCATTTCCATACTACGGTGCATACGGCGCTACCAAATACGCAGTAGCCGGACTCAGCGCTGCCCTTAATCACGAGATGCAGCTGGAACATTACGACGACATTCATGTATGCACCGTGCATCCGTGGGCGACGGATACGCCGTGGTTTGAGCATACCGGCAATTACAGTGGACACCGCGCGGAGATGAAGCCGATGGATGACGCGCAACATGTCATCGACGCCATTATCGACTTGATCGACAAGCCACAGGAAAACGTCGAGGTCGGTGTGAAAAGTAAAGGCACCACCCTTTCCAGCAATCTGCTACCCGGTCTGACCGAGAACTTCAACGCCAAATATGTACAAAAAGTCATCCAAAGCGCCCCAGCAGCCGGATCAACCTCTGGCAGCCTGCACCAGCCGCTGCAAACTGGCAAAGATGTGAGCGGCGGCAATCGCGAACGTATGAAACGAGAAAGCGATCTGCCATCCGACCCTACCTTTCACAAGGAGTAG
- a CDS encoding alpha-glucosidase/alpha-galactosidase: MNKITFIGAGSTVFVRNVLGDIMLTPALQGFELALYDIDHQRLQESETLLHAMRKTADSTCVIRSYTDRREALSGAKYVINAIQVGGYDPCTITDFEIPKKYGLRQTIADTLGIGGIFRNLRTIPVMLDIAADMREVCPDAWFLNYTNPMAVLTQVMNTAGGIKTVGLCHSVQQCVPGLFRSLDMDDTGVQAKIAGINHMAWLLEVTRDGEDLYPEIKRRAALKQQEKHDDMVRFELMHRFGYYVTESSEHNAEYHPYFIKQRYPELIERFNIPLDEYPRRCVNQIREWGEVRDGLMQSEALEHTRSVEYASYILEAMETNIPFKIAGNVMNNGLITNLPQDACVEVPCLVDASGIQPVHMGALPPQLAALNRTNINTQQLTIEAALTGKREHVYHAALLDPHTAAELSIDDIVSLCDDLIEAHGDWLPVFRDHDTWNVSRAVGSM; the protein is encoded by the coding sequence TTGAACAAGATTACGTTTATTGGAGCCGGAAGTACTGTATTTGTGCGCAATGTGCTGGGTGATATTATGCTGACTCCGGCATTGCAGGGCTTTGAGCTAGCGTTATACGATATTGATCATCAGCGATTGCAGGAATCGGAGACCCTGCTTCATGCCATGCGCAAAACAGCAGACAGCACCTGTGTTATTCGTTCCTATACCGATCGCCGTGAAGCGCTATCTGGTGCCAAATACGTCATCAATGCGATTCAGGTAGGCGGATATGATCCATGTACAATCACTGATTTTGAAATTCCGAAAAAGTACGGCTTACGGCAAACGATTGCGGACACACTAGGCATTGGCGGTATTTTCCGTAATCTGCGTACCATTCCGGTGATGCTGGACATTGCTGCGGATATGCGGGAAGTATGCCCGGATGCGTGGTTCCTGAATTACACCAATCCGATGGCGGTGCTAACGCAGGTGATGAATACAGCAGGTGGTATCAAAACGGTTGGCTTGTGTCATAGCGTGCAGCAGTGTGTACCGGGTCTGTTCCGCTCATTGGATATGGACGATACGGGCGTGCAGGCAAAGATTGCTGGAATCAATCATATGGCGTGGCTGCTAGAGGTGACGCGTGATGGAGAGGATTTGTATCCTGAGATTAAGCGACGTGCGGCGTTAAAGCAGCAGGAGAAGCATGACGATATGGTTCGTTTTGAGCTGATGCATCGGTTTGGGTATTATGTGACCGAATCGTCGGAGCATAACGCGGAATACCATCCGTACTTTATCAAGCAACGGTATCCAGAGCTGATCGAACGCTTTAACATCCCGCTGGATGAATATCCGCGTCGCTGTGTGAATCAGATCAGAGAATGGGGCGAAGTGCGCGACGGTCTAATGCAGAGTGAAGCGTTAGAGCATACGCGCAGCGTGGAATATGCTTCGTACATTCTGGAAGCGATGGAGACGAATATTCCATTTAAAATTGCCGGAAATGTAATGAACAACGGGCTAATCACCAATTTGCCGCAGGATGCGTGTGTAGAAGTACCTTGTCTGGTGGATGCTTCTGGCATTCAGCCCGTGCATATGGGCGCATTGCCACCGCAGTTGGCTGCCTTGAACCGCACCAACATCAATACGCAGCAGTTGACGATTGAAGCGGCATTAACGGGGAAACGGGAGCATGTGTATCATGCAGCGCTGCTTGATCCGCATACAGCCGCAGAGTTGTCGATTGATGATATTGTGTCGCTATGTGATGATCTGATCGAAGCGCATGGCGATTGGCTACCTGTGTTCCGTGATCATGATACATGGAACGTATCCCGAGCGGTTGGAAGTATGTAA
- a CDS encoding TIGR01777 family oxidoreductase, protein MSNKVVLAGGTGFIGQYFEQRFLEMGYDVVIISRRPGHISWQDQAGIVRALEGAQMVINLAGKSVNCRYNEKNKREIMNSRLETTRALGNAIQSCQSPPPLWFNSSTATIYRHAEDRPMTEKAGEIGSGFSVEVAKAWEQAFFEFHLPQTRQIALRIAIVLGPGGGVMTPYQYLVRFGLGGKQGSGKQRFSWIHVEDLLGIILFLRDRKELDGVFNCSAPNPVTNGELMKLLRQNMHRSIGMPAPRWMLEMGAVMIRTETELILKSRWVVPNRLVKEGFMFRFGRLERTLEDILK, encoded by the coding sequence ATGAGTAATAAAGTCGTGCTTGCTGGCGGCACTGGATTTATCGGTCAGTATTTTGAACAACGCTTCCTTGAAATGGGCTATGACGTAGTGATTATCTCGCGTCGTCCGGGTCATATCTCATGGCAGGATCAGGCGGGTATCGTCCGTGCATTAGAAGGAGCGCAAATGGTAATCAATCTGGCAGGCAAATCGGTAAACTGCCGCTATAACGAGAAAAACAAACGTGAAATTATGAATTCCCGCTTGGAAACGACGCGGGCGCTCGGTAATGCTATTCAAAGCTGTCAGTCTCCGCCTCCACTCTGGTTCAACTCCAGCACAGCGACTATTTACCGACATGCCGAGGATCGTCCAATGACCGAGAAGGCAGGCGAGATCGGTTCGGGCTTCTCAGTAGAGGTAGCAAAGGCGTGGGAGCAGGCATTTTTTGAATTTCACTTGCCGCAAACTCGTCAGATTGCGCTGCGCATTGCCATCGTGCTCGGACCCGGCGGTGGCGTCATGACGCCATACCAATACTTGGTGCGCTTCGGGCTAGGTGGCAAGCAGGGTTCGGGCAAACAACGGTTCAGTTGGATTCACGTCGAGGATCTACTGGGCATTATTCTCTTTCTGCGAGATCGCAAAGAGCTGGACGGCGTCTTCAACTGCTCGGCACCCAATCCGGTTACGAACGGCGAGCTGATGAAGCTGCTACGCCAGAACATGCACCGTTCGATCGGTATGCCAGCACCGCGCTGGATGCTGGAAATGGGCGCCGTTATGATCCGTACCGAAACCGAGCTGATTCTCAAAAGTCGCTGGGTCGTGCCTAACCGACTCGTGAAGGAAGGCTTTATGTTCCGTTTTGGCAGGCTGGAACGGACGCTGGAAGATATTTTGAAGTAG
- a CDS encoding ABC transporter ATP-binding protein produces MRKPVIQFDQFSFQYRAQSEPTLHEINLTIYEGEKVLIVGPSGSGKSTLSHCINGLIPFLYEGEISGTLKVDGQLTSELGIAELSDRVGTVLQDPDGQFVGLTVAEDIAFKLENDDVPQIEMIRRVYDAAETVEFASFLDHSPHSLSGGQKQKTTLAGVMVSDADILLFDEPLASLDPHTGQLTVELIHRIHEHTGKTMIIIEHRLEEVLHRPVDRIIVVNEGRIAADLHPAELLSSNLLRETGIREPLYLNALRYAGAEIVPNVQPQHIEKLVLESYIEPLRRWYDSGIAEPPSQLETAALEVNHVSFGYDESNPILHDVSFRIGKGEIVCIAGRNGAGKSTISQLICGFYKPNAGQILLNGRDLKGDTIKERADVIGFVMQNPNHMLSKPLLYDEVALGLRTRGVAEEEITERVHDVLKVCGLYPFRSWPVSALSYGQKKRVTIASILVLKPDILILDEPTAGQDFRHYNEMMECLQQLNRQGMTIIMITHDMHLMMEYGQRAIIMADGKKIADDTPARILSQPDIVAAAHLMETSLHRLSVRAGIGEPAEFVSRFIAYDRGLRPS; encoded by the coding sequence ATGAGAAAACCTGTTATACAATTTGACCAGTTTAGCTTTCAATATCGTGCTCAGTCCGAACCGACGCTGCATGAGATCAATTTGACCATATACGAAGGGGAGAAGGTGCTGATCGTCGGTCCTTCCGGTTCGGGCAAAAGCACGCTATCCCACTGCATCAATGGGCTGATTCCATTTCTATATGAAGGCGAGATTAGCGGCACGCTCAAGGTGGATGGGCAGCTGACATCCGAGCTAGGCATTGCTGAGCTGTCGGATAGAGTAGGCACCGTATTGCAGGACCCAGATGGACAGTTTGTCGGGCTGACCGTTGCCGAGGATATTGCCTTTAAGCTGGAAAATGACGATGTGCCGCAGATCGAGATGATTCGGCGCGTTTATGATGCGGCGGAAACGGTAGAATTCGCTTCGTTTCTGGATCACTCCCCGCATTCGCTGTCCGGTGGGCAAAAGCAGAAAACGACACTCGCGGGCGTAATGGTCAGCGACGCGGATATTTTGCTGTTTGACGAGCCGCTTGCCAGTCTGGACCCGCACACCGGTCAATTGACTGTAGAGCTGATTCACCGCATTCATGAACATACAGGCAAAACGATGATCATCATTGAGCATCGCTTGGAGGAAGTGCTGCATCGTCCGGTCGACCGTATCATTGTCGTTAATGAAGGACGAATCGCCGCCGATCTGCATCCGGCAGAGCTGCTCAGCAGCAACCTGTTGCGCGAAACGGGCATCCGCGAGCCACTGTATCTGAATGCACTGCGTTATGCGGGAGCAGAGATTGTTCCGAATGTGCAGCCGCAGCATATTGAGAAGCTGGTGCTAGAATCATATATCGAGCCGTTACGTCGTTGGTACGACAGCGGGATTGCAGAACCGCCATCGCAGCTGGAGACGGCGGCATTGGAAGTGAATCATGTTTCGTTTGGTTATGACGAGAGCAATCCGATTCTGCATGATGTCTCCTTCCGTATCGGCAAAGGTGAGATCGTCTGTATCGCTGGACGCAACGGAGCGGGCAAATCGACCATTTCGCAGCTGATTTGTGGATTTTACAAACCGAATGCTGGACAGATTCTGCTGAATGGACGCGATCTGAAGGGCGATACGATCAAGGAACGTGCCGATGTGATCGGCTTTGTCATGCAAAATCCGAATCATATGCTGTCCAAGCCGCTGTTGTACGATGAAGTGGCGCTTGGTCTGCGCACACGCGGCGTTGCTGAGGAGGAAATCACCGAGCGTGTACACGATGTACTCAAGGTATGCGGATTGTATCCGTTTCGCAGCTGGCCTGTATCGGCGCTTAGCTATGGGCAAAAGAAACGTGTAACCATCGCCTCCATTCTAGTGCTGAAGCCGGACATTCTGATTCTGGACGAGCCAACTGCTGGACAGGATTTCCGCCATTACAATGAAATGATGGAATGTCTTCAGCAATTGAATAGACAGGGCATGACGATTATTATGATCACGCACGATATGCACCTGATGATGGAATATGGACAACGCGCGATCATTATGGCAGATGGCAAAAAGATCGCTGACGATACACCCGCGCGCATTTTGAGCCAGCCAGATATTGTAGCGGCGGCGCACCTGATGGAAACGTCGCTGCACCGCTTGTCTGTACGTGCTGGCATTGGAGAACCAGCTGAATTCGTCAGTCGCTTTATCGCCTATGACAGGGGGCTGCGTCCGTCATGA
- a CDS encoding energy-coupling factor transporter transmembrane component T family protein: MSTKMLTYTNQNTPIHRLTGVSKLIFFVLWALTAMIIYDTRCLLVMFVIAIIIFAVSKVPFATYSFVLYLILIFFLFNQIAIFLFSPLYGVELYGTRHDIVHLFWRYTLTWEQLFYQFNVALKYAVVVPIGLLFLLVTDPSEFASSLNKIGISYKVSYAVAIALRYIPDIQQDFQNISFSAQARGIDISRKEKLGKRLKNIVSILLPLILTSVERIEKISTAMELRGFGRKKKRSWYKSRPFRKGDYVALGLIAVITVVSFAVTFADGSRFYNIFK, encoded by the coding sequence ATGAGTACCAAAATGTTGACTTATACGAACCAGAATACACCGATCCATCGGTTGACTGGCGTAAGCAAGCTGATCTTCTTCGTGCTGTGGGCGCTAACAGCGATGATTATTTACGATACACGTTGTCTGCTGGTGATGTTCGTAATCGCTATAATTATTTTTGCGGTATCCAAGGTTCCGTTTGCTACGTATTCCTTTGTGCTGTATCTGATTCTAATCTTTTTCCTATTCAACCAGATTGCAATTTTCCTGTTCTCGCCCCTATATGGAGTGGAGCTGTATGGGACGAGGCATGATATTGTACATTTGTTCTGGCGCTATACGCTGACATGGGAGCAGCTGTTTTACCAGTTTAACGTCGCATTGAAATATGCAGTCGTTGTACCGATTGGACTGCTTTTCCTACTTGTGACCGATCCGAGTGAATTCGCATCGTCGTTAAACAAGATCGGGATCAGCTACAAAGTATCGTACGCGGTTGCCATTGCACTGCGCTACATTCCCGACATCCAGCAGGACTTTCAAAATATCTCCTTCTCTGCGCAAGCGCGTGGCATCGACATCTCGCGCAAGGAAAAGCTGGGTAAACGATTGAAAAATATCGTCTCCATCCTGCTGCCGCTCATTCTGACCAGCGTGGAGCGGATTGAGAAAATCAGCACCGCGATGGAGCTGCGCGGCTTCGGACGGAAAAAGAAGCGCTCATGGTATAAGTCACGTCCATTCCGCAAAGGCGATTATGTGGCTTTGGGACTGATTGCGGTGATTACGGTTGTGAGCTTTGCTGTGACGTTTGCGGATGGTTCGAGGTTTTATAATATTTTTAAATAG
- a CDS encoding TIM barrel protein, protein MNNIRLKSSLDRESLDDRLQYKPEIMELYLRTEDLQQEPLIRERIRELKGLGIDVYLHHPSRYNRRFLDIMSTDEEMHRFYRESTRQLVNICVEEGSKCVIHANYLHSENNEISRERSIAMREEIAKLLEDGGREVLLWEDSTEGLFCYANPYLIDEVIIPLNLPVNVDVSHTFISFRGDNARLQEVLERTAPYAVYYHLVDSMGQFHDSLPLGQGMIDWKMVKRLVQGKAYIFEINLEGGHIDCTPMVESARYFDSLEV, encoded by the coding sequence ATGAACAACATACGTCTGAAAAGCAGTTTGGACCGCGAAAGTCTGGATGACCGCCTACAATACAAACCGGAAATCATGGAGCTATATTTGCGCACAGAGGATTTGCAGCAGGAGCCATTGATTCGTGAACGCATTCGTGAACTGAAAGGGTTAGGTATTGATGTATATTTGCATCATCCGAGCCGTTATAATAGACGTTTTCTCGATATTATGAGCACCGACGAGGAGATGCACCGCTTTTATCGGGAATCGACTCGTCAGCTGGTGAATATTTGTGTGGAGGAAGGCAGTAAATGCGTCATTCATGCCAATTATTTGCATAGTGAAAATAATGAAATCTCACGTGAGCGCAGCATTGCGATGCGTGAAGAAATTGCCAAGCTGCTTGAGGATGGCGGACGCGAGGTACTGCTATGGGAGGATTCGACGGAAGGGCTATTCTGCTACGCCAATCCGTATCTGATTGACGAAGTGATTATTCCGCTCAATCTGCCAGTCAATGTGGATGTGAGTCATACATTTATTAGCTTCCGCGGCGACAATGCACGTTTGCAGGAGGTACTGGAGCGCACTGCGCCGTATGCAGTGTATTATCATCTGGTGGACAGTATGGGACAGTTTCACGATTCGCTACCGCTGGGACAAGGCATGATTGACTGGAAGATGGTGAAGCGGTTGGTACAAGGGAAGGCGTATATTTTTGAAATCAATCTAGAAGGCGGGCATATTGATTGTACGCCGATGGTGGAGAGTGCGCGTTACTTTGATAGTTTGGAAGTGTAA
- a CDS encoding ECF-type riboflavin transporter substrate-binding protein yields MAGKNGLSVKTIVAIGIGSALFVILGRFASIPSFIPDTNIETTYALLALFALLYGPWAGLLIGLIGHTLKDAIFYGSPWFSWVIASAVFGLIVGLLTRRIGIADGEFGTREIITFNVAQLIANIVAWLIVAPVLDILIYSEPANKVFVQGVGAMVSNTVSVAIIGTLLALAYAKTRTKRGSLTRES; encoded by the coding sequence ATGGCAGGAAAAAACGGGCTATCCGTTAAAACCATTGTAGCGATTGGCATTGGTTCGGCATTGTTTGTCATTCTGGGACGTTTTGCTTCGATTCCGAGCTTTATTCCAGATACGAATATCGAGACGACATACGCGCTGCTGGCGCTGTTCGCTCTGTTGTATGGACCATGGGCGGGGCTGTTGATCGGTCTGATCGGGCATACGCTCAAGGATGCGATTTTCTACGGATCACCGTGGTTTAGCTGGGTAATCGCTTCGGCGGTATTCGGTCTGATCGTTGGTTTGCTTACGCGTCGCATTGGTATTGCGGACGGGGAGTTTGGTACACGCGAGATTATTACGTTTAACGTAGCGCAGTTGATCGCTAATATCGTCGCTTGGCTGATCGTAGCGCCAGTGCTGGATATTCTGATCTACTCCGAGCCAGCTAATAAAGTATTTGTGCAGGGCGTGGGCGCGATGGTATCCAATACAGTGTCTGTTGCCATTATTGGCACACTGTTGGCACTCGCTTATGCGAAAACAAGAACGAAACGCGGCAGTCTGACGCGCGAATCATGA
- a CDS encoding hydroxysqualene dehydroxylase, which produces MTEQQHEQSDHTIVIGAGLAGLSCAFELVDKGRKVTVLEAAPYIGGRTANWIEDGMEVESGFHKFLGYYVALPELLERAGIVVDEIVHWEKTTQIRHPEAHGTLGIDPLKAPLQTLAGALGNNDWLSIKDKASLIPFFAAGFKDYIAHPEKLDQIPVRDYAERHGVTADALERLIQPLSSGIFFLPVEQYSTYAFFGLFAPALPRLPMVRIGAFKGGMTDVMTGPLARAIEQRGGQVRTHTPVAHLHVQDGQVQGIELEDGTVLYAEQVVVAANVKRAQLLVGEHFGDHEGFRDFMQLDVMPYVTAQFEAKEKLAEADHTLFGPTTQLGSFSEQSRTTFKRDSGRASIILVNPDELIDLPDEEVWARTVQSLHEVDLPNVDTMTQYRIIRGKENFYRLSAGNEQRRPHQITPIPGLFLAGDYTRQPLLATMEGAVISGQRAARGILKHKQTADT; this is translated from the coding sequence ATGACAGAGCAACAGCATGAACAGAGCGACCACACGATTGTAATTGGTGCCGGGCTGGCAGGGCTAAGCTGCGCATTTGAACTGGTAGATAAAGGTCGCAAAGTAACTGTGCTTGAAGCAGCACCATATATCGGTGGACGGACAGCCAACTGGATCGAGGATGGCATGGAGGTAGAATCCGGCTTCCACAAATTTCTCGGCTATTACGTAGCGTTGCCGGAACTGCTGGAACGAGCAGGCATTGTGGTAGACGAAATTGTGCACTGGGAAAAGACAACCCAGATTCGCCATCCTGAAGCTCATGGTACACTGGGCATCGACCCGCTCAAGGCGCCACTCCAAACGCTGGCAGGCGCGCTGGGCAATAACGATTGGCTGTCGATCAAGGACAAGGCATCACTGATACCGTTTTTTGCCGCAGGATTCAAGGATTATATCGCTCACCCGGAAAAGCTGGATCAGATTCCGGTGCGTGACTACGCGGAGCGTCACGGCGTCACCGCAGATGCGCTAGAGCGTCTCATTCAACCATTATCGTCAGGCATCTTTTTCCTGCCAGTGGAGCAGTACTCAACGTATGCTTTTTTCGGATTGTTTGCCCCCGCATTGCCACGTTTACCCATGGTGCGCATCGGAGCATTCAAGGGCGGGATGACCGATGTGATGACGGGTCCGCTGGCGCGTGCGATTGAACAGCGCGGCGGACAGGTACGCACGCATACCCCGGTCGCCCATCTGCATGTGCAGGATGGACAGGTACAAGGCATAGAGCTGGAAGACGGCACCGTATTGTATGCCGAACAGGTTGTAGTTGCTGCGAATGTGAAGCGAGCACAGCTGCTGGTAGGGGAGCATTTTGGCGATCACGAGGGGTTCCGTGACTTTATGCAATTGGACGTGATGCCATATGTGACTGCGCAGTTTGAAGCGAAGGAAAAGCTGGCGGAAGCGGATCATACCTTGTTTGGACCTACCACGCAGCTTGGTTCGTTTAGCGAGCAGTCCCGTACGACGTTTAAAAGAGATAGTGGACGCGCCTCCATCATTCTGGTGAATCCAGACGAGCTGATTGATCTACCAGATGAAGAGGTTTGGGCGAGGACGGTTCAATCGCTGCATGAGGTGGATTTGCCTAATGTGGATACGATGACCCAGTACCGAATTATCCGCGGTAAAGAGAACTTTTACCGATTGTCGGCGGGCAATGAGCAGCGTCGCCCTCATCAGATTACGCCGATCCCCGGACTGTTTCTAGCAGGCGATTATACCCGACAACCTCTGCTCGCTACGATGGAAGGTGCCGTTATTTCCGGTCAACGCGCTGCACGTGGTATTTTGAAACACAAACAGACAGCCGACACCTGA
- the ypfJ gene encoding KPN_02809 family neutral zinc metallopeptidase — MKWQGRRESGNVEDRRGMGGKTLVGGGIGGVIVIIIVILLGGNPSSLLGGMTSGTTTQTAGNYQGTEQEEQLADFVSVVLADTEDVWSDVFKQQGLTYTDPTLVIYSGSVQSACGTASSAVGPFYCPGDQKLYIDLSFYDELKQQFQAPGDFAMAYVVAHEVGHHVQNLLGTMDKIEPYRQKLSEKEFNTHYQVRLELQADYYAGVWAHYEQGKNLLEQGDLDEALTAASAVGDDTIQQKAQGYVVPDSFTHGTSEQRKRWFNKGFESGTIAGGDTFSVSDSNL, encoded by the coding sequence ATGAAATGGCAAGGTAGACGGGAAAGCGGGAATGTAGAGGATCGTCGTGGAATGGGTGGCAAGACGCTGGTAGGTGGCGGAATCGGTGGAGTGATCGTGATCATCATCGTGATTCTGCTCGGCGGTAATCCCTCAAGCTTGTTAGGTGGAATGACGTCTGGCACAACGACGCAGACGGCAGGCAATTACCAAGGCACGGAGCAGGAGGAGCAACTGGCGGACTTTGTATCGGTGGTGCTGGCGGATACAGAGGATGTATGGAGTGACGTATTTAAGCAGCAGGGATTGACGTATACCGATCCAACGCTGGTCATTTATAGCGGCAGTGTACAATCTGCTTGCGGTACAGCAAGTTCAGCAGTGGGTCCCTTTTACTGTCCGGGCGATCAGAAGCTGTATATCGATCTGAGCTTTTATGATGAATTAAAGCAGCAATTCCAAGCACCCGGCGATTTTGCGATGGCATATGTGGTGGCGCATGAGGTGGGTCACCATGTACAGAATTTGCTAGGTACCATGGACAAAATTGAGCCCTATCGTCAAAAGCTGAGCGAGAAGGAATTTAACACGCATTATCAGGTACGGCTTGAACTACAGGCAGATTATTACGCTGGCGTCTGGGCGCATTACGAACAGGGCAAAAATCTGCTGGAGCAGGGCGATCTGGACGAAGCATTAACGGCTGCCAGTGCGGTTGGCGATGATACGATCCAGCAGAAGGCGCAAGGCTATGTGGTGCCGGACAGCTTTACGCATGGCACATCCGAGCAGCGCAAGCGCTGGTTTAACAAAGGTTTTGAATCCGGTACGATTGCAGGTGGCGATACGTTTAGTGTGAGCGACAGCAATCTATAG